The sequence below is a genomic window from Gossypium hirsutum isolate 1008001.06 chromosome A11, Gossypium_hirsutum_v2.1, whole genome shotgun sequence.
AAGTGGTATTAAAACAAGAGGCAtctaataatttgatataattatgcAACTTTTGGCATGGTTCCCCCACATTTGCTTTAGCTTTTggttttgttcatttatttacgaTGGGTAGCTCTCTTTATTAGATTCGCATGTGACTAACAAGCTTTTCCCCTCATTATTTGGAATAAAATGTCCCTTAATTCCAAGGGGCAGGCAGCAGTTAGATTGTCTCCTCACTAACCTTTACGAACTAAGGCAAGTGAAAAAGAAACCTCAACAATCAAATGACTCTCTACCCTAATCATATCTTTAACATACCGTTAACAATTTTGATactaataaattcaaatttaaattaaattataagtaaaatacCTTCAAACCCACTAATTTCTTATTGCGTCTtttttcatttcatatacattcaaCTCTTTCTATAATAACTTTATTTGCCTGCTCAGATTTTATCTATTATGAAGAGGTGATAATTATACACCTATAACAATATGTCATTATAAGGAGATAACCGTTAtaatcttaccataaaatttatattgtgaattttcatcatataaaaaaagtgagaattatgtttaaaaaaaataggaaTCAAATAACAAAAGTAAAAGATGTATAGCATGTACatatattattacttttatacagcttttattttacattctttcacatgattaattataaacaagttcaattaatcaatatgtgttattaaattacattaattaatttatcacgagttactaaattcaagtaatcaatttataagcttataatattctaaattcatagtagaatatttaattaagGAACATAAtagtttattgaattgatatttttaattttactgattgaaaattattttaatttaataaaatataattaatagagTTCTTCATgcgaaatttaatcattttattgaaatagatgtaattttacttaaaaatttagaTCATATTTTGTTATagataactaatttaataaagaatgtaCTTCATAATTATTAATGTTGCTATtataaatgaaaagttattatAGAGGGTTAAAATGATACATAAAACACAGTTCTTCTAAAAACTTAGTTGCTATATTGAAATGTTGTTATAATGGGTGGCTGTTATAGAGAGGGATGGCTATCTATTATTACAATAtacaaatttatcaaataaaataggTTGATTGTGGATACTTAactaaatgatattttatttaaatttgacattGAAGATACCAACAAGTGTTGGGTATAATGGTAAGATTGGATTCTCAATGGAGAATGCAAGTTCGAAccttgaaaataatattatttgaaggAGCAATTACGTATCTCCAAAAAGATTAGTCTTCATAGATCATGAATtggaaactaaaaataaaattttgaggaaaaaaaTGCATGTTCTCTCTGTAGTGGCCCAAATTCGTTCAGCCTAgacaaaacaaaaaccaaaagataaaaaaataatattaatatcaaagtCCATTTacgaaaaaaaaaaacagattggCTCAACTTACAAGCTCAAACTTAAACTACCCTAACCCAAACCTACTAAACTCAATAACCCAGCAGCTCAAAAGCCCAAAACCTAAAATATTTTCAGACACACTAGCTCCCTCTCACGCCGCAGCCTCACCATGTCGACAAGCTTGTCGTCTGACACCTCCTTTGGCACCACCACTTGCAAAACAATAGAGAAACAGAAGCAAAAAGCAAAagcagagaaaagaaaaaaaaaacaaaaataatatacctTGTAAtatatttggctataaaagccaaaatcaTCTTGTAACACAAagacagaaaaaaaaaatacaaaaaatgaagttaaaaaaaaagaaggtagcttattttatttgcttttttattctgaaaaaacaagaataaaaataaagtttaaactTTTACCCATTAAGAGCCGTTGTCGAAAACCACCTTCGATTTGAGAAGCCTTAAAACCCATTGGGGTTCCTTTGAGGGCCTCACCAGAGAGAGAGGAAAGCGAAtggtttctttttcctttttcttttttttgctgaTCTCGGCCTTTTTTGGGTGTTTTATCCCTAGATCTAACTTTAGGGTTTTGAAGTTTCGAAAGGATTTAAAAAAGGGTCTTTTTTTTTACCATCGTAGGCGGTGGTCGCCGGCACCAATAATTGTTGCGCGTAGCGATATGCGGCGGCCTTGTGGCCGGAAGGCTAGAGgagattttagagaaaaaaagaagaacaagggaattaaaaaaaaaagattgaaaccAAATGATtttttgggaaatttttaatttatatagcccctccaaaacgacgtagttttggcATGACCTGAAAATCCAACCCAAATACCCCATAGGATCAGCCCGTTTTTGGATGGAAGGGCTAATTTCCATTTTGGTCATTCCactttttttatcctttttaattttgtctgattcctttttatttgttttaatttttaccctataattttagtttcttttcaaATCAGTTCCTTGACCCACTGTTGATCTACCAAGGGAATGACGCGTATGCTGAGTTGGGGAAAATAACACCTtgagtccctatacttttttttgttttgatttaatcctttgtttgcttttttttttaatttatgcttagaatttcttttagctttcaatttagtcctttgcctattttttgttattttattatttctaacatttttattttataattatttatatttttgcccctctctaaattatgcaattttatTTACATCCTTGagtagttatttttttattttagtttcattAGATATGACTATTATTAACAGTATTATTATCATGATCATGTTataatcatttacatttttaccttTGTTACCTTTACTACaatcattttattcttttattattatttcattataatgttatttcatttgtacCTATGTAgctattttatttttgccattattttattatatattatgctTACATGCACTCGTTCATTTGGTACCAAACTCAAACAAATTAATCACACATCACGTTAAATGTTATATTAGCTTGTACTCGATgcataagaaataataaaacagAGACAATGTTCTTTATTTAGGGATTTGAGaagttgtgtcctaacttacagggttCGACTTTCTCTTTGAGCCTaaataatcaaacatatttttttaaaattgaatacaCGTAGGACTTAGGTTATAATCAAACGGTAAGCGTTCTTATTTTCGAGAATTCAAGATTTTGTGCCCCAACTTAAAGGACATGATTTTTCGTCTCGATCAATACGAAATGAGGAAACTTtctcattaaaaattcaatttaggtAGGGATTTTTTTAATACCATCAAATAACATCGCGCGAAAAGAATCGCATTTTAAATTCTCTTTggattttcaatttttgatgttaagacattaagtattaactaggtaccaattttggacgttatgaaggggtgctaatccttcttaaTACGTAATAGACTCCCAAACTCATTTTTTGGATTTTGTAGAAcgaaaattatcgttttagtaaatctaacattttattaaaatgaccaagttttgaggtgattcaatcacacctaattaaaaaagattggtggggactccattttcgttttaaataaaaagtcgatttccAAAAAGGTTTTGACACTCTCCATTTGATTGACAAAGCTCGTATTAAGAGTAGGCCcaatgattttttatttgttaatttttatcattaatcTTTATAGTATTCTAAGTTGTGGATTCaatcattatactttaatttaatattttttatttatttcaaattttaaaattttaattctatctAAATAGTAGCAGtctactattttcaaaattttatgtaataaacaTATCATCACGTGTGTAATATCAtataaactaactattttcatataatactaaaaaaattaatatataaggcctgaaaatgattaaatttgacaaGATGGACTAAATCCAAAACTTTCGCATAACACAAAACTAATATTAGAATTTAACTATTATCGTTTGGATCAAgattaaaaatctaaattttaaaaaatataaagattaaaattaaccaaattaaaattgaagaaattaaaataagataCCAAAGCTTCGGTGCCTGTCGAATCTCATTCCAAAATGATAAAACATGGATTAGTTTTCTCTCGTTAATAAGTTCAAGCCCATACATATTGGACCCGTACAGCACCTCCCTGGCCGCCATCCTTTCTAAGATTGTCTGTGTCATTTGAGCCCATGTCTAAATATGGGCTCTTCTTCCGTCTAAGTAGAAGGAGCCATTATAaagttttctttgttttttagtcggattttaatttaatttttttaaaaatcgccACAGACCCATCTAtgaatattttagtaatttttggtaaaattaattattttatatttgacttaaaaagtatataaagaaactttggTTTAGTGGCTACAAACTGTTCacccataaaatttatttttgagttttttttttttaaatcaagtgataggcttttatatttttactatttaagattGCTCTAGTAGTCACTACGAGTTCAATACTTTAtctatctataattttataatatatataaaaataaaaattgaaaaagacatTTAAATTGAttgagaatattttttattttaattatattactgaatttatattataataataatttattagtattattatgtgGTAACAATGAAAGTAATTAATGAATATGGTAGtatattaatgtgaaattaattaatttggtcatatcttttaaaaaatctacttaaataattacataatatattattaattaataaatttataaaatcattgaatacatttggataaattaaaaaaataaaaacttaagttttttaaataatatattttcggTATTTTCAATTGTTTAGAACATTTATGTTTCTTATTCAACAATAAAATTTAGTTCCATTAAAAgaagttttattttgatgtaattaactAATTTATACAAATGTATCTTAGGAGGCCGttcatttatttaattcaatacaactctatgagtttctttatttgcaatatatatatatttcgtttttagttgtttttttttaagaattatgaGAATACTaattaaactttcttgttgattaagaaatataaatattcggaataaataagtaaaaaatataaaacctaaTATGTGATCAAGGTTAAGTCTTGAAATTGAACCTAATATGATTTATACTCATTAAAacctaaaatttgtaattttctgTAATAATCCCGTCTAGAAATTTTGCTTACACAATCTTCATTAAAACGATCATAACTTGAGTTCTTTGACTTGGAATTAAACAAGTCAGAGTCTGTTTGAAATTAATGACTCTTCAATCAATATGAATATATCACAACCTAAAAAATATCTAGAATCCATTAaaaaataaccttaaaaaatAACATTAGTTAACAAAAATTATCCCATACACATATACATCGCATCtaaaattgagtttgaattttggtgatttttaagcCTAATATTTTATTGGGTTGAATATTTAGCAAAATGATGATGCAATTTTGCTTTGAATGCCAATTACAGTAGAGGTCCGATGGCATCCAAAATGAACACCTCGTTCTTTTGAAAGGGAGaggtgaaaaagaaaaatctcTGAGGTTATTGTGAAATTGGCTAAAACATACAATTCTGAAATTATTATGAAGAAATTAAGAGGGAGTTTGGTACGATAGTAAGTCATCATTTTGTTGAAAATTTCAGTATGCTACAAACTAATCAAAtagtttgaaaattaaaattatattttgagacaattttatctttttcttattttcattatttttatgcaACACTTTTCaccttaaaaccataaaaaaaattaatattaatttattttaaatactatttaattcagttaaaaattacatataaaatatttaaaatttattttcaataaatatattaatttaaaataaatagattattTTTGTTAAgagtaaaaatcactaaaaaggctaaaattaaccaaatttgtattttatttagtgggtgtaattttaaaatttattatcacgGGTGCTTAGTCTAAAACTTGACTAACCATGAATACCTTTTAAAGGAAGATAGTATCTCTCTGTTGATGAATAAAATTTAGAGTTAGTTTAtcatttcttttgaaaattatttttaaaaagtgatttgaaaaagtttgatttaaaatttaagtttttaatattgttgttaaaaaatacttttgagaaataaaatgtttattttagagattatattataaagtaacgaataaatatttaaataattttgaaattagttaatattatgatattttagtaaaaatatagaaaatattttgttgttaatattttaatatatggaaaataaattttaaattatttataaaatttaattcaaatatataaactatattttaaataaattttaaattatttataaaatttaattcaaatatataaactatattttaaatattaaaatataactaataaatatttgtaattaaatattaacagatttgtataattttaaggaatgcttttatttttatttttaattaatgatttgaaaaaaaaagaaaatggaaatacCATGTGTTTTCGAGTGAAGAAAAATAgaggaataaaaaaaaatacttctaaAGAAAAGCTAAACAAGTTAACTTCTCAGCAAAAAGTGCTTTTAAGTAAAATTGCTTTTGACTTTAAGTCAAAAGTGCTTTTTTTTCAGCATTGTTAAAGACAACCTTAAATGGGAGCAACAATTAAACTACGACCTAATTTAgggatatttttcaaaaatatttttgaaatgtgggaagaaattaaaatttttaacttctaaaataaataacttattgaagaatatttttatccaaaaatacATTTTACACATATTAAAAATAGTTATTGCTAAACTTACCATTCCGACAGAGAAAGTGAACTTAGCGTACACGTAATTGATCATTTAAGTAGAGGTTTCTGCTGTTTTAGCTTGGCTTCGGCTTTCGGCTTCGCCCAATAAAACTCGGAGTTGCCCTATCTCTCACATTCTAAAATCTCAAATGTACCATTCGAAGGCAGacaaacccaaataaaaaaaaaagaaaagaaaaagaaagagaaaacattGTTTTGATCGAATAATAATGGAATCAATACAAAGCAGAGTGGAGACATGGATCAAGGACCAAAGAGCCAAGATCCTCAAGGTCTCGTGGGGGCCGCTTCAGTGGCGGATGAGGTGGCATTGGCCGCCGTGGAACAACGGCGACATGGAGCAGCGCCAGAAACTCCATCAAGAGTACGAAAGGCGAAAGCGCCAACTCCAAGAGCTTTGCCGAGCCGTCAAAGCTGATTCTCTCTCGGATTTGCAGGACATTCTTTGTTGCATGGTCCTCTCCGAGTGCGTTTACAAGGTACAGCAATAATTGCGGCTTTCTCCAATATTTCCCCATCACGCCAattttatacacatatatattaaaagatgTTATGATTTGAcagttaatttaaaaaattttaagttcaaaGGAGctaagttttatccatgtttaatTACAAAAAGGAACTGCATGTCTTAtgataaattttctattatttatggGAAAAATATTCTTTTCCATCCCTTTCTTTGTAGAAACCTGCTACTGAGATGATTCGAGCTGTGAACAAATTTAAGGCTGATTTTGGAGGACAAATTGTTTCTATAGAACGCGTACAACCTTCTTCGGATCATGTTCCACACAGGTATTTATTTTTAACTCTATAATCTACACTCCTCGTCTATTACATAGTTGTAAACAATCTTTCATATTAACTCGAGCACAGATGAATGACCTTGTGCTGCAATAGCAAGCTATAATGATGTTGCTGAAGATGATTTAGTTTTTGTACGAATAACATAGTGATTCTTTACATAAAGTCGTAATTTTGATTTAAAACTGCATGCAATGCGAGTATGAAAACattttttttcctataaataataaatttaactggAATTTTCTCATTACTTGTCAACGATTCGACATGCTTGTGTAGCTTTGGCCCAAATGTGGACAAAAAGGGGTTAAATAGAAAGGTAAGAAGAATAAGAGAGCATCATTAATGAGTTCGAATGCAGGTGTGTGCATCcatcctaaatttaaaaaatgacataTGGCTCATAAGGTGATTAACTTAGCTGGTTGCCTGGTTTTCATTTAGTCTGGATTAGGTCTTTGATGGTACTCCACCATGAAGTACTATTAATCAGTAGATGCATGCTTGCCGAAGATATTACCTTGCAATTTGGCTTTGTTGGTTCCCTTATTTTTCCTTTGCATCTCTCTCATTGCAGGTATCTGTTAGCAGAAGCAGGCGATACACTATTTGCTTCGTTCATTGGAACCAAGCAGTATAAGTAAGCATGGTTCGTTATAGTGTGActcattatttctttctttcagaAGCTTGAATTTGTTTTGTTTCATTCTTGATTTCTTTAAGAGATGTCATGGCTGATGCGAACATACTTCAAGGTGCTATATTTCATGAGGATGTGGCAGAGGAGATTGGCCGGATTGAATTAACTGAAGCCAACCGAGGCGAGAGACAGAAAGGAAATGAGGAAAATCAGTTCAATCCCTTGGAATCAAAACCTAAACAGATTAAAGATAGGCCTAAACCTGCTGCACATCGGGTTTGATAACAGTTTATTATTCATATAtcattagaatttattttcttctttttgtggTTGATACTTAAATCTTGAACTTTCTTTCACTGCTCATACTTTTATGTAGTTAGTTGTTGTCTATAACTAAAAATACTTAGAGATTCTGCATAATTTTTCTTTAGTTATATTCATTCCAATTTATTATCTTTAGGGTTTCTTGGCTCGTGCTAAAGGCATACCTGCTTTGGAGTTGTACAGGCTTGCTCAGAAAAAGAAACGGAAACTTGTATTATGTGGACATTCTCTTGGTGGAGCAGTAAGTTTGATGGACTAGTTTTACTTAAGATTTACCTGATGTGTTTTTGTCAGTTAATCTATTTCATACCTTCTTTATGTATGACATAGTAGGTGGCAGCATTGGCTACCCTTGCCATTTTGAGGGTTATTGCTGTATCATCTTCATCAAAAGAAAGTGAAAGGGTTCAGGTCAAGTGTATAACATTTTCCCAACCTGCGGTAGGAAATGCGGCTTTAAGAGAGTGAGTGCTCTcccttttttgaaatatttatcgtgtggtttttttattatttaattttctctGAAGCTAATTGTTTGTTCTGTGATGAACAAAATTTCCAGTTATGTTAACAGAAAAGGTTGGCAACACTATTTCAAGAGCTACTGCATTCCTGAAGATCTCGTACCTCGTATCCTGTCACCTGCTTATTTCCATCACTATAATGCACAAAGTTTATTGATGTCCTCTGGCATGGAAAATAACAGTTTACCAACATCAAAGAATGAACAAGGGTTACAGAAGGGAAAGACTGAGAGgttaaaagataatgaaggggAGCAATTGGTTATAGGGGTAGGCCCTGTCCAGGGGCCCTTTTGGAGACTTTCAAGGCTTGTTCCATTAGAAGGAGTTAGAAGACAATTCAAAAAATACAGCAGAAAGCAACTCGACCCCATAGAGCCATCTGCAACTGACTCTAAAACTGCATCTTCCATTGAAGATGTAGTTGTTGGACCACAGTCTCTTGAAATTCAAGAGGGTACTGATGGCATATCTCTTAAACCAATTGCCAACACTGATAATTGTGAGTCCACGGGATCTGGAAAGTTGGCCGATAAAAACAATGGTAGTGGAGACAACAAGAGATGGCATAGTGTGCCTTCTTTACCTTCATATGTACCATTTGGACAGGTACATATTATGAAGGAATTCTTCTTAGTTCATTCATTTGTTTGTATTTCAATTAACTTAAAGCTACACATGCATGAAGGTGGAAAACGTTGATAATAGTTTGTCTCTGTTGTTTATTTGCTAAGCATAAGTTAAATAGGAGTTTTGAGATTGTTCTAAAAATTGGATTGTCATCACCAGCTGGTAACAGTTGTTTCATAACTGCTAGTGTCAATAGGCATGTAACTATCTAGTTTCTGTAAACTAGTTCTGATTAAATGATCCTAAGGTCTTGCTTCTGAGGAATTTGGAATTCCATGAAATGTTTAATGAGCTTTCTTACAAGTCAATTTGCCTTGCCGAGATATCTTTGGGGGTTTTGTTTCCCTTTCTGATGGTTGCAACCATTGTCAATTGTCACTACCCACTCAAATTGGAAAAGTCAGATATAGGTGGTTATTTTAGCGCCATGGCATCAGCCTAAGCTGTTCTCCTAATCATGCAGTGCTTAATGGTTGCTACAACCCACAAGTCTGTCAtgttattatttcaattatttatacaaatgaattattaataaattcactCATAACAGCTCTTTCTCTTGGAGAATTCATCAGTGGAATCGCTCTCAGGTGCAGAGTACTCAAAGTTGACATCGGTATGAGTTTCTTTTGTTTATGGAGCTTCTGTCTAGGATTCCTAATGAATATTTCGTATTATGTACTTCATAAACTAGAGCATCATATTCAATATAGCCATTATTGCTTATGATTTGTGAGATGGGGATGATGTCTTCTTCAACCTCTCATTTTGTTTGCTTTCTTCTGGCAAAGACATGTTCAGGTCAGATCTGTGATTGTTGAATTAAGAGAGAGACTTCAATCTCATTCAATGAAGTCATATAGGTCTCGATTTCAAAGGTAATAATAAATTATGCAATAGTTTTAATGCCTActgttgtttattttaatttttagttctaAATTCTAATTGCAGTGttgtatttctttttcttcttttaaatcAGCTAGCATATTTAGTCCATTATATTGCAGAATTTGAtcttttatgttttgattttttttctctctcctttGATCTATTCTTAGTGACAAAAGCATAACTGATGCAGTGTAATTCAGTCAGAAAAGTTGCCAAATAGAGACCAGATTCTAAACAAATTGAAGATATAAACATATCAACTGTTCATGAACTCATATTCCTTTGATGGCATTAAGTGGCGTTATCCCATGTCTATTAAGTCTTGGGTTTCCCATGGCCTTATATTCGAGTTGAGTCCCTCCATGTATTACATTAGTTTTAGACTAGATGCTTAACATGGTATAACTCCATATGATATTGATGCTTCTTCTAAGGTTGTCCATATGTAGGGCTCTTGTGGAGCTAAACATGAGGGGGAATGTTAAGTGATGCTATCCCACGGGCATATGGCTGTGTGGTTGGATTTTGGGAACCTTTATTCTATTGAGTATGTCATGGAGATAGAGTTTATTCTTGTCTGGGAAATGCCAGTTGAATAATTCCTCTTGAGGCACCTTTGTTAGTGGATTgcataaaataaatgattttttttggcaGAATTTATGACCTGTGCATGAATGATAATGCTTCATCCTTCTTTGGAATCGAGCAAGTGCAACAGTTTCCACATCTGCAGCAATGGCTTGGCCTTGCAGTTGCAGGTGCTGTAGAGCTTGGGCATATTGTTGAGTCTCCTATTATTCGTACTGCTACTTCCATCGTGCCTCTTGGTTGGAAGGGTATTCCTGGAGAGAAGAATGCAGAACCATTGAAGGTTGATATTACTGGATTCAGATTGCATCTGTGCACACTATTTCATGCTCAAGTAAATGGAAAATGGTATGATTGGACTTATTGGTCATCCTTTTCTTGTTTCtaattttgtttatatatttttttatgtccaTAGTATGGTTAGATGTAGTCATAATTCTTCAGGATTCTCATTGGGAAGGGATTAATGACAAAACAACTGAACTCAATGCACATTAGTGTTCAATCCTTTTTTTAATACAGTTTAGCAAAATAATACATGCTGCTGGACAACATCCGTCATTCAAACAAATGCATGTAAAAACATGGTATTTTGGTCTACATTTTATATGCTCAAAGTTGCACCAATCTCTTTCTCTTTCCTTGGCGTGTGACAAGCACTTTGACATGATGTTGGTTCTTATTTAGGTGTTCAACTACCGTGGAATCATTTCCTTCAGCACCAGTTT
It includes:
- the LOC107924028 gene encoding uncharacterized protein, yielding MESIQSRVETWIKDQRAKILKVSWGPLQWRMRWHWPPWNNGDMEQRQKLHQEYERRKRQLQELCRAVKADSLSDLQDILCCMVLSECVYKKPATEMIRAVNKFKADFGGQIVSIERVQPSSDHVPHRYLLAEAGDTLFASFIGTKQYKDVMADANILQGAIFHEDVAEEIGRIELTEANRGERQKGNEENQFNPLESKPKQIKDRPKPAAHRGFLARAKGIPALELYRLAQKKKRKLVLCGHSLGGAVAALATLAILRVIAVSSSSKESERVQVKCITFSQPAVGNAALRDYVNRKGWQHYFKSYCIPEDLVPRILSPAYFHHYNAQSLLMSSGMENNSLPTSKNEQGLQKGKTERLKDNEGEQLVIGVGPVQGPFWRLSRLVPLEGVRRQFKKYSRKQLDPIEPSATDSKTASSIEDVVVGPQSLEIQEGTDGISLKPIANTDNCESTGSGKLADKNNGSGDNKRWHSVPSLPSYVPFGQLFLLENSSVESLSGAEYSKLTSVRSVIVELRERLQSHSMKSYRSRFQRIYDLCMNDNASSFFGIEQVQQFPHLQQWLGLAVAGAVELGHIVESPIIRTATSIVPLGWKGIPGEKNAEPLKVDITGFRLHLCTLFHAQVNGKWCSTTVESFPSAPVYSSGNGEPPELQKIRVLVGAPLRQPPKHQIVADTVNFSREHNIVSSHQEKYIRPEGLNDFFIFCTSDFTTASKEVHVRTRRVRLLGLEGAGKTSLFKAILGQGKLSAITNIENLQEADFRDGIAGGLCYSDSLGVNLQELAMEASRFKDELWRGIRDLSKKTDLIVLVHNLSHKIPRYNHPDALQQYPALSLLLDEAKALGIPWVLAITNKFSVSAHQQRAAINTVVQAYQASPSTTEVINSCPYVMPGAVSASLPWGVISSEDSDGRMGVQKLLSAPIDLVRRPFQRKDIIFPVERVNSLCHLVHRVLRSHEEASLEELVRDRLSLELAHDHAMGAIDGKKDSQAKALFSLTSAAVGASFGAGVGIILAVVMGAASALRKP